A window of bacterium contains these coding sequences:
- the trxB gene encoding thioredoxin-disulfide reductase encodes MSETKNYDIAILGAGPAGMTAGLYAGRGGLKAVIIEKMMPGGLVANTERIDNYPGFPEGISGFELAQKMEQQAKKFGAEIISAQAEEVVPEDRYQLIKLSDGTIIKSKALIIATGAFPKTLGVRGEKELLGKGVSYCAICDGAFFKNQAVAVLGGGDSAVQEAVYLAGLASKVTVIHRRNVLRAADSIQRVAFANDKITFAWNKDILAIEGSTGVTGIKIMDKQTLAEEVIPVTGAFIYVGYKPSSDLVKDILKTDEQGYIITDDRMATSAPGIYACGDVRQKLVRQVSSAVGDGATAAIAAQQYLEFK; translated from the coding sequence ATGAGCGAGACTAAAAACTACGACATAGCCATTCTGGGAGCCGGTCCGGCCGGGATGACCGCCGGGCTGTATGCCGGGCGGGGCGGCCTTAAGGCGGTGATCATAGAAAAGATGATGCCCGGCGGCCTGGTGGCCAACACCGAGCGGATCGACAATTATCCCGGCTTCCCCGAAGGCATATCAGGCTTTGAGCTGGCCCAGAAAATGGAACAGCAGGCCAAAAAGTTCGGGGCCGAGATCATCTCCGCCCAGGCGGAGGAAGTCGTGCCGGAAGACAGATATCAGCTGATAAAACTCTCCGACGGAACGATTATAAAATCAAAGGCCCTGATCATTGCCACCGGAGCCTTTCCCAAGACACTGGGGGTGCGGGGCGAAAAGGAACTGCTGGGCAAGGGGGTCTCCTATTGCGCCATCTGCGACGGGGCCTTCTTCAAGAACCAGGCGGTGGCGGTGCTGGGTGGCGGCGATTCCGCGGTCCAGGAGGCTGTTTACCTGGCCGGCCTGGCCTCCAAGGTGACGGTGATCCACCGGCGCAACGTATTAAGGGCGGCCGATTCCATCCAAAGGGTGGCCTTTGCCAACGACAAGATAACCTTTGCCTGGAACAAGGATATCCTGGCCATCGAGGGCAGCACCGGGGTGACGGGCATCAAGATCATGGACAAGCAAACGCTGGCGGAAGAGGTGATCCCGGTGACCGGGGCCTTCATCTACGTGGGCTACAAACCCAGCAGCGACCTGGTAAAAGACATTCTCAAAACAGACGAACAGGGATATATCATCACCGATGACCGGATGGCCACCTCGGCTCCCGGCATCTACGCCTGCGGGGACGTCCGGCAGAAGCTGGTCCGGCAGGTCTCCAGCGCGGTGGGGGACGGCGCCACCGCCGCCATAGCCGCCCAGCAGTACCTGGAATTCAAGTAA
- a CDS encoding desulfoferrodoxin: MAERNQVYKCEICGNIVEVLHGGKGELVCCDKPMKLFTENTVDAAKEKHLPVIEKTAGGWKVKIGSVEHPMEDKHHIEWIAIYGGDRVHRKYLKPGDAPEAEFLCPAQEITAKEFCNLHGLWSAKG; the protein is encoded by the coding sequence ATGGCCGAAAGAAACCAGGTTTACAAATGCGAGATCTGCGGCAACATCGTGGAAGTGCTGCACGGCGGCAAGGGCGAACTGGTCTGCTGCGACAAGCCGATGAAGCTGTTCACCGAGAACACCGTGGATGCCGCCAAGGAAAAACACCTGCCGGTGATAGAAAAAACGGCCGGCGGCTGGAAGGTCAAAATCGGCTCGGTGGAACACCCCATGGAGGATAAGCACCACATCGAGTGGATCGCCATCTACGGCGGGGACAGGGTCCACCGCAAGTACCTTAAGCCCGGCGACGCTCCGGAGGCCGAGTTCCTGTGCCCGGCCCAGGAGATCACCGCCAAGGAATTCTGCAACCTGCACGGCCTGTGGTCGGCCAAGGGATGA
- a CDS encoding rubrerythrin family protein: protein MKSIKGSKTEQNLLKSFAGESQARTRYTYFASAARKEGYEQIANFFMETAENEKEHAKVFFKLLEGGDLEITAAYPAGKIGSTKENLEAAADGEKMEWTTIYADFAKTARDEGFEDAAVAFEQIAKVEKFHESRYRKLAGNLANGEAFKKKTSVKWHCINCGYVAEGAEAPKQCPACKHPQAYYEVLAENY, encoded by the coding sequence ATGAAAAGCATCAAAGGATCCAAGACCGAACAGAACCTGCTGAAATCCTTCGCCGGAGAATCCCAGGCCCGCACCCGCTACACCTATTTCGCCAGCGCCGCCCGCAAGGAAGGCTACGAGCAGATAGCCAACTTCTTCATGGAAACGGCTGAGAACGAGAAGGAGCATGCCAAGGTGTTCTTTAAACTGCTGGAGGGCGGAGACCTGGAGATCACCGCCGCCTACCCGGCCGGAAAGATCGGCAGCACCAAGGAGAATCTGGAGGCCGCGGCAGACGGAGAGAAAATGGAATGGACCACCATCTACGCCGACTTCGCCAAGACCGCCCGGGACGAGGGTTTTGAGGATGCGGCGGTGGCCTTCGAGCAGATAGCCAAAGTTGAGAAGTTCCACGAGTCCCGCTACCGCAAGCTGGCCGGAAATCTGGCCAACGGGGAGGCCTTCAAAAAGAAAACATCCGTCAAATGGCACTGCATCAACTGCGGGTATGTGGCCGAGGGAGCCGAGGCCCCCAAACAGTGCCCGGCCTGCAAGCATCCCCAGGCATACTACGAGGTGCTGGCGGAAAATTACTAG